ttttcgGAAAACTGAGGTGATAacggttaaaaagtaaaaaaaaaataaaatagaaaggCCAAATTTGTGGTCTCTCAAACTCAAACAAACGTACAGTCAAAAATTCattctttcctttttccttCACCAACTCTTATCCAAAAATCTTTACTTACAAATCATCAAATGTATCTATCTTCCGAAGAATCACAACCCCAAATCGATTTCTACCAACCACCCAACAACACAAACATGTTactcaaacaacaacaacaacaaatgttAATTATGTCTGAAaccaacaacaataacaacagtAGTGGTCGGTCATCCGATcaacatcaacaaaatctaAGAGGAGGACCTAAAAAACGAGCTGAAACTTGGATACAAGAAGAAACCCGGATATTAATAAGTCTCAGACGTGAAATTGATCGCCTTTTTAACGCCTCAAAATCGAACAAACATTTATGGCAACAGATTTCTGCTAAAATGAAAGATAAGGGTTTTGATAGATCACCCGCTATGTGTACGGACAAATGGAGGAATTTGTTGAAGGATTATAAGAAAGTCAAGTATGAATTTGGTggtaatactaataataataataataataaaatgttgtaTTATCAAGATTTGGATGATTTGCTTAGAAATAGAGTTACAAGTAATTGTGCTAGTAGTTATAGTAAGGGCGGCGGTAGTGGTGTATCGTCTCCTCCTAGTTGTTCTAAGCTCGATTCGTTTATTCAGTTTTCGGATAAAGgttgattcttttttttttttattcttattgttTTTGTGGGCCCTTTTTTTGTTATTCTTTGAGAAAATGTGTAAAGTTGTAGTTCATTGACTTGTTTGCAGGGCTAGAGGATGCCGGTATGCCGTTTGGACCTATGGAAGGTACATTGATGTTATTTGAATAAACTTTTACTTATGAAATTAGAATTATGGGTTATGTGTGGGTTTATTGCCAAGAAATGGAAATTAATAATACTATTTATCTTTTCTTGACTAAGAAAAGGCACTTGTTTcgatttaactaaaaaaatttagtgtcaagtTGAAACCTTTGCTTCGATTTAACACCTTATATATTCATGTCTTTTTGGTGACTTATTTATTGTCTATGGCTATGGAACGAGGCATTAAGGACTGTTTGTttagattagggtttttaaCAAGCTGAATTGTAATTTACGGCATATGtatgtttaatatattattagataACTCCTAGGGTTGTGCTTGCTAGATATAAAATCCAAAATGGGTTTTGGAAGAATATAAAATACAGGCATTGTTTGggataatataatcattaaaaataaaattcagaTAGTGATTGTGAAGTCTTTTAAGTATTGACCCCAGTTATTGTTATGCTAGTTGAAGTAAGTATTGGGCATTCAAGCTTGAAACAGTCTTAGCACATTTGCTAGATATAAAATCCAAAATGGGTTTTGGAAGAATATAACTGACCCATGGACGTCACTCTAATGCCGAAAGATGGTTACAAATAGGAAGTGAAATAAGGTTACTTTATATCATTCTAGGGTGAAATCATGAACACAAATACTTTACTAATGTAAGTAAAACAAGATAGTTATCAGCCTTAGCTGATACCGAGGGCATTGAAAATGAGGACTCACCGACTCAACTTAAGtatttttgtttacatttta
The Erigeron canadensis isolate Cc75 chromosome 2, C_canadensis_v1, whole genome shotgun sequence DNA segment above includes these coding regions:
- the LOC122588801 gene encoding trihelix transcription factor GT-4-like, with protein sequence MYLSSEESQPQIDFYQPPNNTNMLLKQQQQQMLIMSETNNNNNSSGRSSDQHQQNLRGGPKKRAETWIQEETRILISLRREIDRLFNASKSNKHLWQQISAKMKDKGFDRSPAMCTDKWRNLLKDYKKVKYEFGGNTNNNNNNKMLYYQDLDDLLRNRVTSNCASSYSKGGGSGVSSPPSCSKLDSFIQFSDKGLEDAGMPFGPMEDNDQSTVNLETPLDNGGDPLVITTDEAVAAHGVPPWNWRENPGNGAEGQSSYGRIITVKYGEYTRRIGVDGSAKAIKEAIKSAFGLRSKRAFWLEDEESIIHALDRSMPVGTYNLHLDEGVSIKICHYDESGRTAVRTEDKTFYTEEDLHEFLIRRGLSGLREINGYRSVNNVDDLRLGAVYQGLRLIKD